A stretch of Kaistella flava (ex Peng et al. 2021) DNA encodes these proteins:
- a CDS encoding DUF488 domain-containing protein encodes MKILEKRIYDKPEQEDGFRILADRLWPRGMKKEDAHIDLWAKEIAPSTELRKSYHGQEIDFAEFSKKYLKELK; translated from the coding sequence ATGAAAATTTTAGAAAAAAGAATCTACGATAAACCTGAACAGGAAGATGGTTTCAGAATTCTTGCCGACCGACTTTGGCCACGAGGAATGAAAAAGGAAGATGCGCATATTGATTTATGGGCAAAGGAAATTGCACCTTCCACAGAACTGCGTAAATCGTATCACGGACAAGAGATCGATTTTGCAGAATTCAGCAAAAAATATTTAAAGGAACTAAAGTAA
- a CDS encoding FecR family protein, translating to MNQNPEIFKIITDYFSNEISESDRQILDEWLKTPENKKVFKEYAKVNYLYTAEPNYKILKLPARSNVFARKMMRYAAVFLLIAAVGIYWKVNTNNASSPSPEFISVAINGVYQNFENTTENNILIDKNKVQLASLENGTLRLTENKSKSNLIIHVPNGKNLKVILSDGSEVLLNAGTQISLQSDFIKSDSRKVTLVGEAFFEVAKDPAHPFYVMTDQFTTKVLGTKFNISSYKNQRETFVNLVEGRIEVNGKKIATKKILAPGQKISFNPSDKMSAVELAKPQQDMDWLNKEISFENSSTDEVLNKIERVYGLQIIRNRVEVENFHFSGTFKIENLDQIINSLEILLNCKIQKDGSKLILISKN from the coding sequence ATGAATCAAAATCCCGAAATTTTTAAAATTATTACCGATTATTTCTCTAATGAAATTTCGGAATCTGATCGACAGATTTTAGATGAATGGTTAAAAACTCCTGAAAATAAAAAGGTTTTTAAAGAGTATGCAAAAGTGAATTACCTCTATACCGCCGAGCCTAATTACAAGATTTTAAAATTACCTGCCAGATCAAATGTATTCGCCAGAAAGATGATGAGATATGCAGCAGTATTTTTATTAATCGCCGCAGTCGGAATTTATTGGAAAGTAAATACTAATAATGCATCCTCACCAAGTCCCGAATTTATAAGTGTTGCTATCAACGGTGTATATCAAAATTTTGAAAATACGACTGAAAATAATATTCTGATAGACAAGAATAAAGTTCAGTTAGCAAGTTTAGAAAACGGAACGCTTCGTTTGACGGAGAATAAATCAAAGTCTAATTTAATCATTCATGTTCCGAATGGTAAAAACCTGAAAGTAATTTTGTCTGATGGTTCTGAAGTTTTATTAAATGCTGGAACTCAGATTTCATTGCAAAGTGATTTTATAAAAAGTGATTCCAGAAAAGTGACTTTAGTTGGTGAGGCTTTTTTTGAAGTTGCTAAAGATCCTGCGCATCCTTTCTATGTGATGACAGATCAGTTTACCACTAAAGTTTTAGGAACAAAATTCAATATTTCGTCTTATAAAAATCAACGCGAAACTTTCGTGAATCTTGTTGAAGGAAGAATTGAAGTTAACGGTAAAAAAATTGCCACCAAAAAAATATTAGCTCCCGGTCAGAAAATTTCTTTTAATCCTTCTGATAAAATGTCTGCGGTAGAATTAGCGAAACCACAACAGGATATGGATTGGTTGAACAAAGAAATTTCTTTTGAAAACAGTTCAACCGATGAAGTTTTAAATAAAATCGAAAGAGTTTATGGGCTTCAAATTATTCGCAACCGTGTTGAAGTTGAAAATTTCCACTTCTCGGGAACTTTTAAGATCGAAAACTTAGATCAAATTATTAATAGTTTAGAAATTTTATTGAATTGCAAAATTCAAAAAGATGGATCTAAACTCATCCTAATTTCAAAAAATTAA
- a CDS encoding RNA polymerase sigma factor — MFGIVDDKRLFDAIKDNSETAFKVVYEEYFAKLTQFITRMSRDENLAEELVQRTMIKVWEQRDKIILTISLKSYLYKVSYNEYLMYLRKKSKFPNIEDSVIEAIDELEEEQDNQILLDKIRKEIDKLPPKCREVFILSKVRGMKYKEIAEQLNISTKTIENHMTKALRQIREAFNNE, encoded by the coding sequence TTGTTTGGCATTGTAGACGACAAAAGGCTATTTGACGCTATTAAAGACAATTCGGAAACTGCCTTTAAAGTAGTTTACGAGGAATATTTTGCCAAACTCACCCAATTCATCACCAGAATGTCGCGCGATGAGAATTTAGCAGAAGAACTTGTACAGCGTACGATGATAAAAGTTTGGGAACAGCGGGATAAAATCATTTTAACAATCTCTTTGAAATCCTATTTATATAAAGTTTCCTACAATGAATATTTAATGTATTTGCGAAAAAAAAGTAAATTTCCGAATATAGAAGATTCCGTCATCGAAGCCATTGACGAATTAGAAGAAGAGCAAGACAATCAAATTCTTTTAGATAAAATAAGAAAGGAAATCGATAAATTACCACCGAAATGCCGCGAAGTTTTTATCCTCAGCAAAGTACGGGGAATGAAATATAAAGAGATCGCGGAGCAACTCAACATTTCTACCAAAACCATAGAAAACCATATGACCAAAGCGTTGCGGCAAATTAGAGAAGCGTTTAATAATGAATAA